Proteins encoded in a region of the Rutidosis leptorrhynchoides isolate AG116_Rl617_1_P2 chromosome 9, CSIRO_AGI_Rlap_v1, whole genome shotgun sequence genome:
- the LOC139866961 gene encoding NAD(P)H:quinone oxidoreductase-like, which yields MATKPLIKVAAICGSLRKASYNGGLIRSAIELSKSIDGIKMEYVDISPLPLLNQDLEVDGKYPPAVEAFRQKILESDCFLIASPEYNYSVTAPLKNAIDWASRAPNVWADKSAAIISAGGGFGGGRSQYHLRQTAVFLDLHIINKPEFFLNAFQQPSKFDSDGNLIDSETQGRLKDVLLSLKDFTLRLKQGN from the exons ATGGCAACCAAACCATTGATCAAAGTAGCTGCCATCTGTGGATCCCTTCGCAAAGCTTCGTACAACGGCGGTCTCATTCGATCAG CGATTGAATTAAGCAAATCGATAGATGGAATTAAGATGGAATACGTTGATATATCGCCTTTACCGCTATTGAACCAAGATTTGGAAGTTGACGGAAAATATCCACCAGCTGTTGAAGCTTTTCGACAGAAGATTTTGGAGTCTGATTGCTTCTTAATTGCTTCCCCCGAGTACAATTACTCTGTAACTG CACCTCTAAAGAATGCAATAGACTGGGCATCAAGAGCACCAAATGTTTGGGCCGATAAGTCTGCAGCGATCATTAGTGCAGGTGGAGGCTTTGGTGGAGGACGATCACAATATCATCTTCGTCAAACTGCAGTTTTTCTTGATCTTCATATCATAAACAAGCCCGAGTTTTTCTTGAATGCATTCCAACAACCTTCAAAGTTCGATAGTGATGGTAATCTTATTGACTCTGAAACTCAAGGGAGGTTAAAAGATGTTCTCCTATCGCTTAAAGATTTTACCTTGAGACTCAAACAAGGTAACTAA